From one Luteolibacter sp. SL250 genomic stretch:
- a CDS encoding phytanoyl-CoA dioxygenase family protein: MDLEKEGYRIIRSVFTEEEVARFREEADRVAAAAGSACVRHLRSHSGLFRDLALEERLRVLLPGDPVLARSILFDKTPEENWPVAWHQDLTIALRRQENVPGYGPWSVKDGAPHVQPPVALLRNMVTIRIHLDDTPADNGALAVVPGSHLHGRIPAYEVATYVRHPVICECQSGDILLMSPLILHSSKRAVTPRRRRIIHFEYAREGDLAENLEWLES; encoded by the coding sequence ATGGATCTCGAGAAGGAAGGCTACCGGATCATCCGCTCCGTGTTCACGGAAGAGGAGGTCGCGCGGTTCCGGGAGGAGGCCGACCGTGTCGCCGCCGCCGCGGGTTCCGCGTGTGTGCGGCATCTCCGGTCGCACTCCGGTCTTTTCAGGGACCTCGCCCTGGAAGAAAGGCTGCGTGTGCTGCTGCCGGGTGATCCCGTGCTCGCCCGGAGCATTCTTTTCGACAAGACACCGGAGGAAAACTGGCCGGTGGCCTGGCACCAGGATCTCACCATCGCCCTCCGCAGGCAGGAGAATGTTCCCGGCTACGGTCCATGGTCCGTCAAGGACGGCGCACCCCATGTCCAACCTCCCGTTGCCCTGCTACGGAACATGGTGACCATCCGTATCCATCTGGATGACACGCCTGCGGACAATGGTGCACTGGCCGTGGTCCCCGGCAGCCACCTGCACGGCCGCATCCCCGCGTATGAGGTCGCCACGTATGTCCGGCATCCCGTCATCTGTGAATGCCAGTCGGGAGACATCCTGCTGATGTCCCCTCTGATCCTCCATTCGTCAAAACGGGCGGTGACTCCGCGGCGCCGCCGGATCATCCATTTCGAATATGCCCGGGAGGGAGATCTCGCGGAGAACCTGGAGTGGCTGGAATCCTGA